The genomic window TGGGAGGGGGATTAGCCCCGGCAGCCATCTGCTGCCGGCCAATAATCATCATGCCGAGGAAATCcaataattacaaaaatattgctCCCATCCCCATTTTGCCCTTGCACCCGGCTGTGGGACCCCCACCCATGGGTCCCCACTGCGGtgtccccaccagcaccccgaTGGGGCAACGAGGTCAATCGGGGACCTGCCGGTGCCTGGTGCCACCACCAAGGGGCTGCCAGTGGCCCCAGTGCTGGGGTCCCCAGTGAAGGAGCAAATGTTAAAGCCCGTGACCCAGCTCCGTGACAGATGCCGCGGGATTACCCAGCCTAAAACCTTGGGATCGcccccctcccttctccccagcaTTTAATTACTAATTTACTAATTACCCCAAGATGCTGCTGGCGGTCTTGAGACCCGTGCCCTAATCCCAGCAGCCGTGGGGAGCACATGGATGTTCTCCGGTCAGGGGATGGCTCAGCTGGGGACATCGGAAGCCCTGCTCCTGGTGGTGATGGTGGGGATCTGAAGAGGGTGGTGGGGACCCAGGGGACAAGGTGGGGACCAGGAGTGTGTGATGGGGACCAGAAGGGGTTGATGGTGGAGACCAGAAGGAGACTATGAGGACTGGAGGGGAGTGACGGGAACAAGGAGGAGGTGACAGGGACCAGGAGGAGGTGATGGGACCAGAAGGGGATGATGGAGCCTGGGAGCTGGTGGTAGGGACCAGGAGGGGACAACAAGGCTCAGGCAGGGGTGATGGTGACCAGAAGGGCCTGATCGAGACCTCAGAGAGATGGTGGAGCACagctggggacagaggggaccAGAAAGAGATGGTGGGGACCAGGAGGTGATAACAGAGCCCAAGAGGAGACAACAAGGATCGGGGGACAGGTGATGATGACCAGAAAGGCCTGACTGGCTCTGGGAGGGGATGAGGGGATCAGAAGGGGACAATGGAGACCTGGAGGATTTGATAGTGACCAGAAGATGATGATGGAGCATGGGAGAGGATGGTGGGGACCAGGAGGTGACAGCAGGGACCAGGGGGGACAATGGGAACCGGGAGGGGATGACAAAGATCAGGAGGAGGCAGTGAGGTGCAGGTGGGGATGGTGGGGACCAAGAGCTGGGGATCAGGAGGGgacaaaagaaaccaaaagaagACACGAAGTTCTGGAAGGGGACAAGAGGGACTCTGCTggccccacacagcccctggtGGCACCAGTGGTAGCTGTGATGGGTTAACGCAGCCACCGGCGCTCAGCCGTGTCGAGGCCAGGCTCCGGTTTCACCCGTCCTTAGCTCTCCTTTACCGGAGGctccttttccctttgtgcCCCTGCTGTGACAAATGACGCCAGGTGGCAGCGGGCGGTGACAGCTCCCAGATCACCCGTGCTGATCCTTGCCAAAACCCTTGCTGAccccaaaataaaactttaatgtGGCTCCGGGGCTGACCTGGCCATGAAACCTGGCCCCAGGGGCAAGCGTCTCCCTGGGGACATTCTGGTGGCCATAGGGGGGTGGCAGTACCACCCCGGTGGCCATGGGCTCAGGTCCATCATCAAAGGCGTCTTGTGAAAACCTCACGGTCACCCAAGGAGTTTGCTGAGGAAATGTCTCACCAGGTGGGGACCGTCCCCCTGGGAGGGCCCCGTGTCACTGGGATGGGGCGGGCTCGGTGGCAGTGGTGGGGCCGGTTGGGACAGTCTGGGCACATTCCTGGGCACGGGCACTGCCAGCAAGTCGGGGTCCTGAAGCTTGGGGACTGCAGCAGAACCAGGGGACATCGGAGGAGACCCCAAGGTAAGGGGGGCGCAGGTGAAGCCACGTCCCCAGTGATGGCACGGTGCCCGAGGCCAGGGCTCGGTGCTCAGTGACGTGGCACCACCGAGGGCCTGGGGACACCGCAGTCCCCAAGCTGGGGCTGGCATGTCACCGTGGCCCCCACCATGTCTGTCCTTGCAGATGAACCTCCTTGCACAGGTAGCTGGGGAGCCACCAAGGAGGCCCCTGCACCCTGTCCCCATGGTGTCACCCTGGGGTCCTGACAGCCTGCACCGTCTGTGCTGAGTTTGGGGGCAAGGGGAcgtgggtgcatggggagggtgctgagggtgAGCTGGGTGCCACCCATCTGGTGACACCAGGGTGGCTCTGGTCCTGCTCTCTCCCCCCAGGTGAGCTCCATGCTGCAGACCCTGCAGGACAAGGTCCCCCCGTTCCTCCAGCCCTGGCACTGGCTGAGCTCCTGGGTGCGGCAGGTTTGGGTGGCACCGTTCAGGTGGGGGGGTGACATCAAGAGACGTACCTTGGTGACGCTGCCCCAAATTTGTCCGGGTCTGGGGCAGGTTGGGTCCCAGTGCCACCGGGGTGACCGTGAGTATTTGTCCTTCCAGGTGAGCAGCTCCAAGCAGGTAAGTGCCAGTATCCACTCCATGTCCCACACCACCCATCCCATCACATAACAGGGCAAACCTGGCTTTTACTCAGCACCCACGGGTGCTCTGGACCTAGTCCACTTGTACTAGCTGCAGATGACTTCCAAAGCCCCTTTCCTGGTCCATGGAGACCCAAAACCACTGCGGGATGGGGACAAGCCAGTGGGTCAGTGCTGCACCCACAGCAGCTGGCTGGAGGTGACACATGGTGGTGTCCCCAGGCAGTGTCAGGAGTTGCGAGCACGGCGGCATTCTTCCTCTGTGAGGGGCTGCTCGGTCAACACTTTGATGTTGTGCCCAACGGGGTGGCAGAGCCTCAGCCTGGGgacctcttcctcttcccactGGCCTCAGGTGGCCCTGGTTGGTGGGGTGCCCATGCTGGTGTCTATTGTGGCAATGGGGAGATCATCCACCTGGAAGGTGAGTGGCGGGGGGAGCATCCCTGCACAAGGGACATGGGGCATAGCA from Anas platyrhynchos isolate ZD024472 breed Pekin duck chromosome 11, IASCAAS_PekinDuck_T2T, whole genome shotgun sequence includes these protein-coding regions:
- the LOC106016299 gene encoding uncharacterized protein isoform X1; its protein translation is MSHQVGTVPLGGPRVTGMGRARWQWWGRLGQSGHIPGHGHCQQVGVLKLGDCSRTRGHRRRPQDEPPCTGELHAADPAGQGPPVPPALALAELLGAAGEQLQAGKCQYPLHVPHHPSHHITGQTWLLLSTHGCSGPSPLVLAADDFQSPFPGPWRPKTTAGWGQASGSVLHPQQLAGGDTWWCPQAVSGVASTAAFFLCEGLLGQHFDVVPNGVAEPQPGDLFLFPLASGGPGWWGAHAGVYCGNGEIIHLEGIVAKHSKSHLLRTRGPAKVLRMKQGLDAATLQQRAQAAMDVVLEYDAVTCNCVHFALALLGLGQLAGDMMSPELQ
- the LOC106016299 gene encoding uncharacterized protein isoform X2, producing the protein MNLLAQVSSMLQTLQDKVPPFLQPWHWLSSWVGSQCHRGDREYLSFQVSSSKQAVSGVASTAAFFLCEGLLGQHFDVVPNGVAEPQPGDLFLFPLASGGPGWWGAHAGVYCGNGEIIHLEGTSGTSPTGIVAKHSKSHLLRTRGPAKVLRMKQGLDAATLQQRAQAAMDVVLEYDAVTCNCVHFALALLGLGQLAGDMMSPELQ
- the LOC106016299 gene encoding uncharacterized protein isoform X11 — protein: MNLLAQVSSSKQAVSGVASTAAFFLCEGLLGQHFDVVPNGVAEPQPGDLFLFPLASGGPGWWGAHAGVYCGNGEIIHLEGIVAKHSKSHLLRTRGPAKVLRMKQGLDAATLQQRAQAAMDVVLEYDAVTCNCVHFALALLGLGQLAGDMMSPELQ
- the LOC106016299 gene encoding uncharacterized protein isoform X4 — protein: MNLLAQVSSMLQTLQDKVPPFLQPWHWLSSWVRQVSSSKQAVSGVASTAAFFLCEGLLGQHFDVVPNGVAEPQPGDLFLFPLASGGPGWWGAHAGVYCGNGEIIHLEGTSGTSPTGIVAKHSKSHLLRTRGPAKVLRMKQGLDAATLQQRAQAAMDVVLEYDAVTCNCVHFALALLGLGQLAGDMMSPELQ
- the LOC106016299 gene encoding uncharacterized protein isoform X5, whose translation is MNLLAQVSSMLQTLQDKVPPFLQPWHWLSSWVSSSKQAVSGVASTAAFFLCEGLLGQHFDVVPNGVAEPQPGDLFLFPLASGGPGWWGAHAGVYCGNGEIIHLEGTSGTSPTGIVAKHSKSHLLRTRGPAKVLRMKQGLDAATLQQRAQAAMDVVLEYDAVTCNCVHFALALLGLGQLAGDMMSPELQ
- the LOC106016299 gene encoding uncharacterized protein isoform X3 gives rise to the protein MLQTLQDKVPPFLQPWHWLSSWVGSQCHRGDREYLSFQVSSSKQAVSGVASTAAFFLCEGLLGQHFDVVPNGVAEPQPGDLFLFPLASGGPGWWGAHAGVYCGNGEIIHLEGTSGTSPTGIVAKHSKSHLLRTRGPAKVLRMKQGLDAATLQQRAQAAMDVVLEYDAVTCNCVHFALALLGLGQLAGDMMSPELQ
- the LOC106016299 gene encoding uncharacterized protein isoform X6, giving the protein MLQTLQDKVPPFLQPWHWLSSWVRQVSSSKQAVSGVASTAAFFLCEGLLGQHFDVVPNGVAEPQPGDLFLFPLASGGPGWWGAHAGVYCGNGEIIHLEGTSGTSPTGIVAKHSKSHLLRTRGPAKVLRMKQGLDAATLQQRAQAAMDVVLEYDAVTCNCVHFALALLGLGQLAGDMMSPELQ
- the LOC106016299 gene encoding uncharacterized protein isoform X7, which codes for MLQTLQDKVPPFLQPWHWLSSWVSSSKQAVSGVASTAAFFLCEGLLGQHFDVVPNGVAEPQPGDLFLFPLASGGPGWWGAHAGVYCGNGEIIHLEGTSGTSPTGIVAKHSKSHLLRTRGPAKVLRMKQGLDAATLQQRAQAAMDVVLEYDAVTCNCVHFALALLGLGQLAGDMMSPELQ